The following are encoded in a window of Bacteroidota bacterium genomic DNA:
- a CDS encoding MFS transporter encodes MTNWLIKKSPVYYGWVIAFVATLGMIMTSPGQTYIVSIFIEYFIAELEISRSVISSMYTGATLGGSFALPFVGRLIDRHGARRVVLVVSVLFGSACLYLGWVQNAVMLGMGFLAIRLLGQGSLGLVSMNVINQWWISRRGMLMGISGVCVSLLGLGLFPVAVNYIIQDIGWRSTYILLGLILILGMAPLGYFFFRDRPEQVGLLPDGRKTLPVAEEGEPEVVLEDNWTPAEAFRTPAFWVVAGSAGTISMLSTGLVFHLVSIFGDQGLDANTAASVFVPLSITMAIVNFAGGILADRVPVRLLLITALLAMASSLFLAIQLGSIAMVIAFGVVLGATSGFYRVIMSVLWANYFGRLHLGSIMGTAQTIAIAGSALGPMPIGIARDLLGNYEAVLLWSMLVPAFFIVANLLTGRPQRKV; translated from the coding sequence ATGACAAACTGGCTCATCAAGAAGTCGCCGGTATACTATGGCTGGGTCATCGCCTTTGTCGCAACCCTGGGGATGATCATGACCTCGCCAGGCCAGACCTATATTGTCTCGATTTTTATCGAGTACTTTATCGCTGAGTTAGAGATTAGCCGAAGTGTGATCAGTTCGATGTACACCGGTGCTACACTGGGAGGCAGCTTTGCGCTACCGTTTGTGGGGAGGCTAATTGATCGCCACGGTGCGCGACGCGTGGTGCTTGTCGTCAGCGTTTTGTTTGGTAGCGCATGTCTCTACCTCGGCTGGGTACAAAACGCAGTGATGTTGGGGATGGGTTTTCTTGCCATCCGGCTCCTGGGGCAGGGGAGCCTTGGGCTGGTTAGCATGAATGTGATTAACCAGTGGTGGATCAGCCGGCGCGGTATGCTGATGGGTATTTCAGGGGTCTGTGTCTCGCTGCTGGGTCTTGGTCTCTTTCCAGTTGCTGTGAATTACATCATACAAGACATCGGCTGGCGGAGCACCTACATCCTTTTAGGCTTGATACTGATTTTAGGGATGGCGCCGCTAGGCTATTTCTTTTTTAGAGATCGGCCAGAACAAGTTGGATTGCTGCCCGATGGCCGGAAGACGCTGCCTGTGGCAGAAGAAGGTGAGCCGGAAGTTGTTCTGGAAGACAACTGGACGCCGGCTGAAGCTTTTCGCACACCTGCCTTCTGGGTCGTTGCTGGTAGTGCAGGGACCATTTCGATGTTGAGCACCGGGCTTGTTTTTCATCTGGTAAGCATCTTCGGCGACCAGGGCCTCGATGCCAACACAGCAGCTTCAGTATTTGTACCACTTTCAATCACGATGGCTATCGTCAATTTCGCCGGTGGCATACTGGCAGATCGTGTCCCGGTCAGATTGTTGTTGATCACAGCGCTGCTCGCCATGGCTTCCTCACTTTTTCTGGCCATTCAATTAGGCAGTATTGCGATGGTCATTGCATTTGGCGTTGTGCTTGGGGCAACCAGTGGATTTTATCGGGTGATTATGAGTGTGCTTTGGGCCAACTATTTTGGGCGGCTGCACCTTGGTAGTATCATGGGGACCGCACAAACAATCGCCATTGCTGGCTCAGCCCTTGGGCCTATGCCAATTGGTATCGCCCGGGACCTGCTTGGTAATTACGAAGCAGTACTGCTCTGGAGCATGCTTGTGCCGGCGTTCTTCATTGTAGCAAACTTGCTTACAGGTCGCCCTCAGCGGAAAGTG